ACGGCCATTATGTAAGGTAAGCATGCTTGCCTGAATCCTACGTCTCAAAATAAATCCTGTAATAATCCATACAGAAAGTCCCCAAACATGTACCAATCTTTTGGCGGCGCAACCGGCATCCGCACCCTGACTGACCGTTTCTACGACTTGATGGAACTTGAGCCGCAATACCAAGCCTTACGCCAAATGCACGGCGAAGACATGACCCTGATACGCGAAAAGCTCTACGAATTTTTCAGTGGCTGGCTCGGCGGCCCGCAACTCTTTGTCGAAAAATACGGCCATCCCCAACTGCGCGCCCGCCATATGCCTTTTGCCGTCAACGTACAAGTCCGCAACGAATGGATCGCCTGCTTTGCCCAAGCCATGAGTGAACTGGACATCGACAAAGCACTTGCCGAGCCAGTTTTAATCCAAGTTTTTGCCATGGCAGATTGGTGCCGTAACCAAAACGAAGACGGTATCGAACCGCCTATGCCGCCGATGGCGGTTGATCCATGGGTACGCGCACCGGAATTGCAGCAGATTTTGAGTAGCTACGGTGTGAATAGCTTTTTTAAGGAATTCACTAGTTAAGGCCGTCTGAAACTTCTTGGATAAAACAGGAACAATAATTTAAAAGTAAAAAGTAATAGGTTTTAAAATGAATAAGTGCTTTAAAAGAATAATGTTGGGCATGATTGCCTTGAGTTTCAGCCAACTAGTGTGGGCGGATAATGTCCCTAATTTTCAGGAAACCTTGCGGGCGGCAGAACAAGGAGTTGTTGCTGCCCAATATAATCTTGGTCAGATGTATCGTAACGGACAAGGTGTCCGTAAAGACTATGCTGAAGCGGTCAAGTGGTATCGTAAAGCAGCGAAACAGGGAGATACCCGAGCACAATCTAATTTGGGGTTGATGTATGTCAACGGAAAAGGTGTGCGCCAGGATTATGCAGAGGCAGTGCGGTGGTTTCGCAAGGCAGCAGAACAAGGGGATGCAGCTGCCCAATCCAATTTGGGTGTAATGTATGTCAACGGACAAGGCGTACATCAAGACTATGCTGAAGCGGCGAAATGGTTCCATAAAGCAGCGGAACAAGGAAGTGCTGAAGCCCAACTTAATTTAGGTGTGATGTATGCTAATGGGCAAGGTATGATCCAAGACTATGTCGAAGCGGCAAAATGGTATAGAAAAGCGGCAGAACAGGGTGATGCTCAAGCCCAATATAATTTAGGTGTGATGTATACCGACGGACAAGGTGTACGCCAAGACTATGTCGAAGCGGTTAAATGGTATCGTAAAGCTACAAAGCAGGGTGATGTCAAAGCCCAATATAATTTAGGTGTGATGTATGCCAATGGACAAGGAGTCCGTCAAAACTATGTGCAGGCAGTGAAGTGGATTGAAAAGGCAGCAATGCAAGGTCATGTCAAAGCCCAATACAATGTGGGTGCGATGTATGCTAATGGACAAGGTGTCCGCCAAAACCTAAGAGTTGCCAAAGCGTGGCTCGGTATGGCATGTAATAACGGTAATCGGCTAGGATGTGACGGTTACCGTCGTTTAGAATCGGGTTATTGAGCGATTTATGAAATGCCGTCTGAAAAAACTAGGATAAAACAGAAACAATAATTTGAAAGAAATGGATTTTAGAATGAATAAATTATTAAAAAAAATGATGGTAGCCCTGTTATCTTTGGGCTTGGTGCAGGCAGTTTGGGCTGATAATGTACCGGATTTTAAGGAAACGCTTCAAGCTGCAGGGCAAGGGTATGCTAAAGCCCAATTTAATTTGGGTTTGATGTACTACAATGGGCAAGGAGTTCGTCAGGACTATACACAGGCGGTGCAGTGGTATCGCAAGGCGGCAGAACAAGG
This genomic interval from Neisseria sp. Marseille-Q5346 contains the following:
- a CDS encoding tetratricopeptide repeat protein, producing the protein MNKCFKRIMLGMIALSFSQLVWADNVPNFQETLRAAEQGVVAAQYNLGQMYRNGQGVRKDYAEAVKWYRKAAKQGDTRAQSNLGLMYVNGKGVRQDYAEAVRWFRKAAEQGDAAAQSNLGVMYVNGQGVHQDYAEAAKWFHKAAEQGSAEAQLNLGVMYANGQGMIQDYVEAAKWYRKAAEQGDAQAQYNLGVMYTDGQGVRQDYVEAVKWYRKATKQGDVKAQYNLGVMYANGQGVRQNYVQAVKWIEKAAMQGHVKAQYNVGAMYANGQGVRQNLRVAKAWLGMACNNGNRLGCDGYRRLESGY
- a CDS encoding group II truncated hemoglobin, which codes for MYQSFGGATGIRTLTDRFYDLMELEPQYQALRQMHGEDMTLIREKLYEFFSGWLGGPQLFVEKYGHPQLRARHMPFAVNVQVRNEWIACFAQAMSELDIDKALAEPVLIQVFAMADWCRNQNEDGIEPPMPPMAVDPWVRAPELQQILSSYGVNSFFKEFTS